Genomic DNA from Choristoneura fumiferana chromosome 16, NRCan_CFum_1, whole genome shotgun sequence:
CGTATTTTATATTACAAAGCTTTCTAGGTCTCCTGCCTTCACTTTTCTTCGCGCCGTTTTCAGAACaacttcttttttttgtcaCCCGCTGGTGCCACAGATTCGTCCTCCTGTCAGCCACACCACCAGTGCTGCCATCTATTTTGCTTTATAATCTATTTACATATTTGATATGAATCGGTGTAGAAACAGAGTTCGCTAACACAAGTAAGGACTTTCTCGTACGAGGTTAAATCGTGGACTTTGAAACGGCTTGATCACCGATTAACAATCATCGTGTGGTCGAGTCGAGAAACATAACCAAgaagcggaatttctcatagcaaaaatcaaacgtcaaaggaattgaacataagttttatcgactatcgataaatatGCAGTAATGAATAAAACaggaaatagtaggtacttttaaaatagcgctttttaagttagttacaattaaaatataaagagcttgagctgctttaaattaactttacatttagatcagtatatcgttgaagaatattcattttaaataagtaagggatgttttttaatccatttatcaatcgtttttcttttaggatTATTCATTTTAATTACACGGGAATGACTAAGAAAAACTCAAGtgacataaatgtcataatatgtgacgttgacgcgatttattttattttaatatggagatgaaAGTCGCTTATCAAAGAGATCAAATGTTACAGAACATTGTTACAAGGCGATAACAAGAAGAGTCCATTCGATAACATCGAaaactggaatagtcgataaaacctatgttcaatccctttgatgtttgttttttgctatgagaaattccgctccttgaaCATAACGTCTGTCGCAGGTTCCTGTACTGGCGCGTGTGCTGTTACGTGTGTACGCGACCGCCAAAGCGCCGGCGCCGCCACCATCCCTCCATCAGGTACTCTCAAGACCTTTCCACGACGTCGAAGTTCACAAGGCGATCCCATAgggcttatgggaacggaagcgatacatgccctcggtaccgctctgctttcagagcttgacatgagtgcgtgtgagctaactttgggggcggcagacgtgaacttgccttcggaatccaatagcttaatggttacttgacctgaaatgtatatttcagaatcattttaagtatatttaggACGGTGGGAgataatttatgacggtggaagcatgctgcacttccactgaacgtaaataaagttgtttagttttagttttttaactacgggaccccatacatccctgtattattctttttcatgtaattttttctttaattttatactgtacctagtttataagtatttactttgtaattatttattttgaaaaaatgactttctgccaagtctcttgcggcgcattcttcttggcaatgatggtctatccgaaagcgctggtagtttaaaaaatgacgtgtaaaagagcccattgTGGCCTACTTActgattatattaaaaaaataattaatctattttttatttatattatttattaatgtattcAGGGGTAAAAGGTGGTCTCCGTTACCGCAGCGGGTAGCGTTATACCAGAGCGATAGCGCTCTACCGATTTTCTAAATTTCATTTGtattattaattacctattttgAGTActctaaaatttaatttaccataatttaattttccatAATCATTCATTTGCCATAATAATCACGTGACATAttttcatttggcataatttttgaCGGAATATCTTGTAGTGACCTGAAGTCAGAAGCTGTCATGCCTATTTCCATAGAACTAAAGAGCTTATTGTTATTGCAGACGCTCTGTGCGCGGGAGCACGCGGCACGGCTCGACGCGGCGCAAGCGCCCCGAACGCGCGCACTCCGACACCGAGTGCAGGTAATTCGGGCCTTCTGGACGAGTCTGTTTTCAGTACACTATTTACTTAGTCGCCAGGCGACAGACTGCCAACATCGAAACGCGAATATAAAGTGGATTTAAGATGTGTTAACAGTTGGCCCTCGGCAGGTACCGCGACAGTGGGTACAgcagcgggcgcgggcggcgcgggcgcggcgccggcccTCCCGTCGGCCTCCGCACCGCCTCGCAGCCGCCACTCACGCGCACAATCGGTAGGCCACAACGAACGTCAGactgggtgacactctttcccggcccggataataccgggatggaaataccgacctcgtttttcgtgtacacgccaatagaagctcacgtcagtttctatgggcgtgtacacaaaaacagggtcggtatttccatgtcggtactGTTCGgaccgggaaagagtgtcacccgtcagaataagtaatagttcaGTCCCTCTACTCCTTAGTCTAGACCTAAGAAAAGTAAAACCTCACTTCAATGATGGGAGAAACTTCGTGCAAGTTGCAGTACACATTGCCgtcgatattttttaatttttattacctaaaataaaataaaatcgaatGAAAGAGAAGAGAAGAGAAGAGAGGAGAGGAGAGGAGAGGAGAGGAGAGAGGAgataaaccgctaaaccgatacATTTCCACAGCAAAGAAACCTGATTTTTCACGTGGAGATATTAACTCAAACTTGCCCAaccatttccattttttttattttttttttattattttctcaaataacAGAATACATTGTTTAAAGAAATTatctgccaaactgcatgacagATGCATATAATATAAgaaactgataaaaaaaattggttttccAGATCCACGTGGATATGACAGAGAGGAGTCACCGGTCCGGTACGACAGATACGGAGGATACAGCCGAGATCATTATGAAGACGACGGTGAGTTGCTACCTACGTACTTACTACGAGCATATGACAACAAAAATGCATGAACAGATGAGATGAGCAAGTAGTATCGGTGATCGTGCTTAAAATGATTGTAGAAAATATAGATGGATTTAATCAAGCGCACTCTCTATCAAAACTTTGCTACGCACCGGTGGCTTAAGGTGATTTtctaccggcgaggcgagacgagacgaggtgagttgagaattgaaatttgtatggcggcgacCGCGGTGGTtggcggcggctcgcggcgggcgcgcgagaatgcatacaaatttcaatgcTCGTCTAGCCTCGTCTCGTCTTTCCtggccggtggaaaatcaccatatcACGAAGTCGTGTGGCGGCGGAAATTGTTTACCACCAGGTGATCCTCATGCTCGATTTTCACCTCTATAAAAAAGAATTCATGCCTAGAATGTTGTAACTTTATAACTTATTACCTATTAAAGTTGTATGACAAATTTTTGATCATTATTTACAgaagaatttccaaaaatatcaCTGCCCTTAAAAGACTTAGAAGCAGCTTTAAAGGACCTGAATGAACACCAAATAAAGGCGTCGAAAACGGAGTTACGGAGCAAGTCATTGCCTCGCCCAGCCCGGCCACGTTCCGACTACGGCCCGAGACGCGACTACAGCGATCGGCGCGACTACGGCGAGCGCGGTTACGAGGACGAAGCCGTCGGCGGCGCTAAGGAACGCTTCGAGATGCACGACCTTTATGACGTCGATTACGAGAACTACAAAGAAAGGAAGGCTCTAGAAGAGCGAGAAACAAGAAGAGATCGAATAGATGACTATAGCTATAGGGATAGAGACTACGATCCCGAGGACGACGACTACGAATTTGACAGCCCAAGATACAGAACTTGGGACCGACGGTAACCATGCGATTGAATAGGCAACGAATTACAATTCTTTATCTTGCTCCTCCGCTATATACCACACGTGTAAGACAGTTGCGTCTTTTAGGACACAAGTGTTTTCATGCCGTACGCCCGCCATCCGTCACCTCCACAGACATGACCatgtcatagtcaaaataccacgcacaggacttatcacgctaacacacacgagtaagtaatatttacctcgacgtttagcgtgataaatcctgtgcgtggtattttcactatgagtgaaaatcacgaaagtttatgACCATGTCATTATCATTTCGGCCTATATCCTCATAATCAGTCATAAGTCCTGGCGTAATATAAAGAACCAAGCTTAAATTACATTTACTAAATATGCATAAACAATTTTCTAAAATTACTACAGCCAAAGCTTCACCCTCATGTAAGGCGCGTATAAACCAAATATTGATGACGACTCTCACAGAGCTGAGCGCTGTCGCTCCGACTACTACGAGCGTGACCGCGACGACTACGGGCAGGAGCGGCGCGCGAACCGGCGCGCGCGCAGTGCCGTGTACGACTACGAGCGGCGCGAGCGCTGGGACGACGAGGGGCGGGACGTGGAGGCGGgggggcgcgcgcggcgcctcCGCAGGCTCAACACCACGGACGACACCGTCCGGCCGCAGCCGCCGCATGCTTTGGTGAGTTTAAAGTCCAGGAGTTTGAATCACGGCCGTACCAGGGTACTTAGAACCTTTGTGCGACTGTGGTGTGGAAAGTTAGGggaaaccaccacactatttcccaagaaagtcgtcatgatgGTTCGCTATCTTTTCAATCGCTGGTTGAAATATTTTAGATtcatttgtgataaaaataaaaaatggtattCTTCAAAATTCTGGTAGTTTAATGGCACTAAATAAACTTGCTGTTTTGGCAGACTCCATCGCCTGACCGCGATTATTGGAGCGATGATGGCGGGGTCCCGCGACGAGGCCGATCGGCAGGTAGTCCACTaattcatattttaaataattgcaaGGTCgtcaaatttgttttgtttgtgcaactttgttactttttaaGTGCTGCTATACTTTGTTCACAGCTGCTTGGGGATCTCGACATTCTGAAATTTATGCTGTAGATCCGGAGCCCATCAAAACAGAGGTAATCTGAATTGTGTAGGTAATTAACTCGTTCTCCATCCGTATGGATCCCCGCGCACAGTACAAACACGCAGGTGGCATTCTACCGCTTCATATCTTATTATTTCGGATATGAAGTCCGCGGCGACAGGCCACATCATCGCACGCAGCTGATTGTACGGGATAAGTGGGATGGGAGGGTAACTGATGTTCCAGGATGCGACTGTTTGTTTTGGTTCTACCTGTTTCTTACGGCAGAATCAGGCAGTTAACGGGCGGCAACCACGGGAAGGAGTCCAAACAGTCTTGCCGGGGATGTCATTGCAACTGTGAGCTCCACCCCAGACCATTCGCCAAGTTAACCGCCGGACAGGCAATTAATATAGGGGCAGACCCGACCCAGTTGGCGACCGGTTGCAAACTAACACTGGACAAACCTGACCCCGCCCATGTCCGTTGGTAAAATGGAAATGAAAGAATTAAATCATGTAATTCCTGCATACACTGCACAAAATGATATCACAAAAACTTCTACTGATGAATTGTCTTCTGTGGATAAATTTAAAGATACAGCAACCTTCTCTCTGATGTCTTCTTTCCATGGTTGCGGTAGATCAAGCCGGTGCCGATCTGGCTGTGCGTGTTCCTGGTGGCGTCATACATCGTGGCGGGCACGTTCCTGTTCAAACGCTGGGAGGGCTGGGCCTACCTGGACGCCGCCTACTTCTGCTTCATCACGCTCACCACCATCGGCTTCGGTGACTTCGTACCGGCACAGGTATCCAGTATACGAGTAAAGACAcaatattacatttatttattctttacaTTTATAAGtttatccatacaaatctatggacctacTACATACGGACAGTAGTTTTCCGTTCGAACTTTTATCTGATTCCGAAA
This window encodes:
- the galene gene encoding potassium two pore domain channel subfamily K member galene; the encoded protein is MSRRDVVPRAERAEFPAPPPSKCAKVLYYTWRLCSVVFSHFVMISLVVAYCILGAVTFEKLEAAHEKEVKMNISQLRRNTTDSIWTMTKDSALFSEANWTKDVVVMLKDFENAILLEMKVRGWDGSESTDHIQWTFTGALFYSIIVITTIGYGHIAPKTQTGKVVTIFYAILGIPLMLLCLSNIGDVMASSFRFLYWRVCCYVCTRPPKRRRRHHPSIRRSVRGSTRHGSTRRKRPERAHSDTECRYRDSGYSSGRGRRGRGAGPPVGLRTASQPPLTRTIDPRGYDREESPVRYDRYGGYSRDHYEDDEEFPKISLPLKDLEAALKDLNEHQIKASKTELRSKSLPRPARPRSDYGPRRDYSDRRDYGERGYEDEAVGGAKERFEMHDLYDVDYENYKERKALEERETRRDRIDDYSYRDRDYDPEDDDYEFDSPRYRTWDRRAERCRSDYYERDRDDYGQERRANRRARSAVYDYERRERWDDEGRDVEAGGRARRLRRLNTTDDTVRPQPPHALTPSPDRDYWSDDGGVPRRGRSAAAWGSRHSEIYAVDPEPIKTEIKPVPIWLCVFLVASYIVAGTFLFKRWEGWAYLDAAYFCFITLTTIGFGDFVPAQGTGGSPAEAVHSIALCSLYLLFGIALLAMSFNLVQEEVRANVAALATRLGIIKARDEDEDEY